A stretch of the Saprospiraceae bacterium genome encodes the following:
- a CDS encoding choice-of-anchor B family protein yields MHRIIHKLFLLFIIMLINSNIYAQSADHIQLLSQIRIAEKASSIWGYTDSSGLEYALLGTSLGVRIYSLADPYNPVELKFIPCSTSIWRELKTAGAYAYVVTESGDGLLIIDMKTLDHQFVKTVYNVSGDSLRILSSHTLYVDENQLIYLAGSSGVGGFIILDPGKNPWHPEWLNASSFEYMHEVHVYKDTLYGAAIYNGIFSIWDVKDKKNPIRIAEHESSGHFTHSVWIEKNRPILYTSDETSGAAVEAWDVSDPSFIRKTDEFKIAGDQAHTLVPHNVFHKEDKLFVSYYTEGLRILDTKDPSNLLEVAYYDTDTLSKQSSGFRGCWSAYPFFNSGICIASDIENGMFVLKYDGNEPAYLHAKIVDSITQEPIYNARLTIEQNGRNQEARSNLKGELRTGFPEADSATVHVYYKGYFEKTIRVYLQRNQILKLDIALVELPKHQIQIRIQDKETHEAISFAKVFLSNPDYEYELIANDSGVVIFNSIYEQSWDLYAGKWAYKQAWIPSFVLQNDTIIHIALEPGYEDDFVLDLGWQHFGADLNVRWKRGDFSEIPIPSSNFPSKDIEGDLGAKCLYTDNFDKDESVYRFIDTSYLYSPWMDLSKFDQIELNYTAWAYGGNNSTKEVFLVFSDTSYLLESVPEKLNGQFNAASFFQFGIQNRKRDSVRLLFKLYNDPMTAQQAIRMMAAIDGFRLTGRKLSTPVSSFEASDIQIVPNPASNRIKIHSLTSLVEKTLKIYNALGIIVCQEKLNTDQSIDISKMDDGVYFICVEGIANCVKFIIFN; encoded by the coding sequence ATGCATCGTATTATACATAAATTATTTTTATTATTTATAATTATGCTGATTAACAGCAATATATATGCTCAATCAGCTGATCACATTCAATTGCTTTCTCAGATCAGGATAGCGGAAAAAGCCAGCAGCATTTGGGGTTACACAGATTCCAGTGGTTTGGAGTATGCTTTATTAGGCACCAGTCTGGGTGTCAGGATCTATTCATTGGCCGACCCTTATAATCCAGTCGAATTAAAATTTATCCCGTGTTCTACTTCCATTTGGAGGGAATTAAAGACTGCCGGAGCTTATGCTTATGTGGTTACAGAATCCGGTGATGGTTTATTAATTATAGACATGAAAACACTCGATCACCAATTTGTAAAAACTGTTTACAATGTATCGGGTGATAGTTTGCGCATTTTATCTTCCCACACACTTTATGTTGATGAGAATCAACTCATTTATTTGGCAGGCTCTTCCGGAGTGGGAGGGTTTATCATTTTAGATCCAGGAAAAAATCCCTGGCATCCCGAATGGTTGAATGCCAGCAGTTTTGAATACATGCATGAAGTACATGTTTACAAAGACACCTTATATGGTGCAGCGATTTACAATGGAATTTTCAGTATATGGGATGTAAAAGATAAAAAAAATCCGATACGCATCGCGGAGCATGAAAGTTCGGGTCATTTCACTCATTCCGTTTGGATTGAAAAGAATCGTCCGATATTATACACTTCCGATGAAACCTCCGGAGCCGCTGTAGAAGCCTGGGATGTTTCGGATCCATCTTTCATTCGCAAAACAGATGAGTTTAAAATTGCCGGAGACCAGGCTCATACGTTGGTTCCACACAATGTTTTTCATAAAGAGGATAAATTATTTGTTTCATATTACACAGAAGGGCTTCGAATTTTAGACACAAAAGATCCATCCAATCTATTGGAAGTGGCATATTACGATACAGATACCTTATCAAAACAATCCAGTGGATTTCGTGGATGCTGGAGTGCGTATCCATTTTTTAATTCAGGAATTTGCATTGCTTCCGATATTGAAAATGGAATGTTTGTTTTGAAATATGATGGCAATGAACCTGCTTACTTACATGCAAAAATTGTTGATTCCATTACCCAAGAGCCTATTTACAATGCCAGATTGACCATCGAGCAAAACGGTCGAAATCAAGAAGCCCGCTCCAATTTAAAAGGTGAGTTAAGAACGGGTTTTCCGGAAGCTGATAGTGCCACGGTGCATGTATACTATAAAGGGTATTTTGAAAAAACCATCCGGGTTTATTTGCAACGCAATCAAATTTTAAAATTAGACATTGCATTGGTGGAATTGCCAAAGCACCAAATACAAATACGCATACAGGATAAAGAAACGCATGAAGCCATTTCATTTGCAAAAGTATTTTTGTCAAATCCAGACTATGAATATGAGTTAATTGCAAATGATTCGGGTGTAGTAATTTTTAATAGCATCTATGAACAAAGCTGGGATCTTTATGCAGGAAAATGGGCTTACAAACAAGCATGGATTCCATCATTTGTCTTGCAAAATGATACCATCATTCACATAGCTCTTGAACCGGGTTACGAAGATGATTTTGTCCTGGATTTAGGTTGGCAACATTTTGGTGCGGACTTAAATGTGCGATGGAAGCGAGGAGATTTTTCTGAAATACCTATTCCATCCAGTAATTTTCCTTCAAAGGATATTGAAGGCGATTTAGGTGCCAAATGTTTATATACAGACAATTTTGATAAGGACGAAAGCGTTTATCGATTTATAGATACCTCGTATTTGTATTCGCCCTGGATGGATCTGAGTAAATTTGATCAGATCGAACTTAATTATACTGCCTGGGCCTATGGCGGAAACAATTCTACTAAAGAAGTATTTTTAGTTTTTTCAGATACCAGCTATTTATTGGAATCGGTCCCAGAAAAACTAAACGGTCAATTTAATGCTGCTTCTTTTTTTCAATTCGGTATTCAAAATAGGAAACGGGATTCGGTCCGTTTGTTATTTAAACTGTACAATGATCCGATGACAGCACAACAAGCCATTCGTATGATGGCTGCCATTGATGGATTTCGATTGACAGGAAGAAAACTAAGTACGCCTGTTTCTTCTTTTGAAGCAAGTGATATTCAAATTGTTCCTAATCCGGCGAGTAATAGAATTAAAATACATTCACTAACATCACTTGTTGAAAAGACCTTAAAGATTTATAATGCTTTGGGAATCATTGTATGTCAGGAGAAGCTGAATACCGATCAATCAATTGATATTTCAAAAATGGATGATGGTGTATATTTTATTTGTGTTGAAGGAATTGCAAACTGTGTTAAGTTTATTATTTTTAATTAG
- the fumC gene encoding class II fumarate hydratase, protein MQFRKEKDTMGIVEVPAHVYWGAQTQRSIDNFKIARDTDRMPIEIIYAFAFLKKAAALTNRDAGVLTEEKCSLIARVCDEILEGKLDDQFPLVVWQTGSGTQSNMNVNEVIANRAHVLQGGHLEDEKKVINPNDDVNKSQSSNDTFPTAMHIAAYKILVEQTIPGIEKLRDTLNHKAAEYYRLVKIGRTHLMDATPLTLGQEFSGYVSQLDHGLRAIRFSLNHLSELALGGTAVGTGINTPPGYSEQVAKHIAQLTGCPFITAENKFEALASHDGIVAAHGALKSVAVSLMKIANDIRLLASGPRCGIGEIFIPDNEPGSSIMPGKVNPTQCEAMTMVAAQVMGNDVAINIGGSNGHFELNVFKPVMIANFLHSAKLIADVCVSFNDKCASGIRAIPENIKKNLDNSLMLVTALNTKIGYYKAAEIAQTAHKEGLTLKQAALNLGYLTEAEFDQWVIPELMVGPLDLFSKS, encoded by the coding sequence ATGCAATTTCGCAAAGAAAAGGACACCATGGGCATCGTTGAAGTTCCGGCCCATGTGTATTGGGGAGCTCAAACACAGCGTTCGATAGATAATTTTAAAATAGCACGGGATACCGATCGGATGCCGATTGAAATAATTTATGCCTTTGCCTTTCTAAAAAAAGCAGCAGCATTAACCAATCGGGATGCAGGGGTTTTAACTGAAGAAAAATGCAGTTTGATCGCCCGGGTGTGTGATGAAATTTTGGAAGGCAAACTGGATGATCAGTTTCCATTGGTCGTTTGGCAAACTGGCTCCGGAACCCAATCCAACATGAATGTAAATGAAGTGATTGCTAACCGTGCACATGTATTGCAAGGCGGTCATCTTGAAGATGAGAAAAAAGTCATCAATCCCAACGACGACGTCAACAAATCGCAGTCATCCAATGATACCTTTCCTACGGCAATGCACATCGCTGCCTACAAAATTTTGGTCGAACAAACCATCCCAGGAATTGAGAAATTGAGAGATACCCTGAATCATAAAGCAGCTGAATATTATCGATTGGTAAAAATTGGTCGTACCCATTTAATGGATGCAACCCCATTGACACTGGGACAGGAATTTTCCGGTTATGTATCTCAATTGGATCATGGGTTGCGTGCAATTCGTTTTTCATTAAATCATCTTTCGGAGTTGGCTTTGGGAGGAACCGCTGTCGGAACGGGCATCAATACGCCTCCTGGCTATTCTGAACAGGTAGCCAAACACATTGCACAATTGACGGGATGTCCATTTATTACCGCTGAAAATAAATTTGAGGCCCTGGCCTCGCACGATGGCATTGTGGCTGCCCATGGCGCTCTAAAATCAGTTGCAGTGAGTTTGATGAAAATTGCAAATGACATCCGACTGTTGGCATCCGGTCCACGTTGTGGAATCGGTGAAATTTTTATACCGGACAATGAACCTGGTTCTTCCATCATGCCTGGAAAAGTCAACCCCACCCAATGTGAGGCCATGACCATGGTCGCCGCCCAAGTTATGGGTAATGATGTTGCCATAAACATAGGTGGTTCGAATGGTCATTTTGAGCTCAATGTCTTTAAACCGGTCATGATTGCTAATTTTTTGCATTCTGCAAAACTGATTGCCGATGTTTGTGTTTCCTTTAATGATAAATGTGCTTCCGGAATTCGTGCAATTCCAGAAAACATTAAGAAAAATTTGGATAATTCATTAATGCTCGTAACTGCTTTGAATACTAAAATTGGCTATTATAAAGCGGCAGAAATTGCCCAAACTGCACACAAAGAGGGACTGACTCTTAAACAAGCAGCTCTAAATCTTGGCTATCTTACAGAAGCTGAATTTGACCAATGGGTGATCCCTGAACTCATGGTTGGTCCCCTTGATCTCTTTTCTAAATCCTGA
- a CDS encoding insulinase family protein — protein sequence MDNGLTVLLQPDPSTALVAVCVLYKVGSRDEQESKTGIAHLFEHLMFSNNGPGIDFDSILQNAGGECNAFTTTDTTQYYSIAPSNQLELLLSLESNRISGFHVSQKDFKTQQRVVIEEFSEMYLNNPYGDFNHILMQMAYKTHPYRWPVIGFNQEQLKHLKLEDAEHFYHTYYTPSNAILVIHGNFNVEETKNLIQNYFGKIKSGASVSRYYPAEEKIIVHRTQTLHKELPEEGFYLAFPYCGRMDPDFYAVDFMTDILSEGKSSLLYKKLRKELMICSGIDCYITATTDPGLILVEGKINPGHTIEEAEAVFWNIIAELQSKELDDRTWEKYMNKNESAYLFSQMGAMNQALNLSYAEWLGNPELIYTELENYLQLTKEQIQTATRNYFSKEHSCSLYYRSSQ from the coding sequence TTGGATAATGGACTGACCGTGCTATTGCAACCGGATCCATCAACAGCTTTGGTCGCTGTATGCGTATTGTATAAAGTAGGATCGAGAGACGAACAAGAATCAAAAACTGGCATTGCACATTTATTTGAACATCTGATGTTTTCCAATAATGGGCCGGGCATTGATTTTGATTCCATCCTTCAAAATGCGGGGGGAGAATGCAATGCATTTACTACCACCGACACAACCCAATATTATTCTATAGCTCCCTCCAATCAATTGGAATTGCTGCTTTCTTTAGAATCCAATCGGATCAGTGGTTTTCATGTCAGTCAAAAGGATTTTAAAACGCAACAACGCGTAGTGATTGAAGAATTCAGTGAAATGTATCTCAACAATCCATACGGTGATTTTAACCACATCCTGATGCAGATGGCGTATAAAACACATCCCTATCGCTGGCCGGTTATCGGGTTTAATCAGGAGCAACTCAAGCATTTAAAATTAGAAGATGCGGAGCATTTTTATCATACGTATTATACCCCTTCCAATGCAATCCTTGTAATACATGGAAACTTTAATGTGGAAGAAACCAAAAACTTGATTCAAAACTATTTTGGAAAAATAAAATCCGGAGCTTCTGTCAGTCGCTATTATCCGGCTGAAGAAAAAATAATCGTACATCGTACTCAGACACTGCATAAAGAATTACCGGAAGAAGGATTTTATTTGGCATTTCCTTATTGCGGACGGATGGATCCTGATTTTTATGCCGTCGATTTTATGACAGATATATTATCAGAAGGGAAGTCCTCGCTTTTGTATAAAAAACTTCGGAAAGAATTGATGATTTGTTCAGGGATCGATTGTTACATTACGGCTACGACAGATCCGGGTCTGATCCTTGTCGAAGGTAAAATTAATCCGGGGCATACTATTGAAGAAGCAGAAGCTGTTTTTTGGAATATCATCGCAGAATTACAATCCAAAGAATTAGACGACCGCACCTGGGAAAAGTATATGAATAAAAATGAATCTGCTTATTTGTTTTCACAAATGGGTGCCATGAATCAAGCATTGAATTTATCGTATGCCGAGTGGTTGGGAAATCCGGAATTGATTTACACCGAACTAGAGAATTATCTCCAATTAACCAAAGAACAAATTCAAACTGCAACGAGAAACTATTTTTCAAAAGAACATTCTTGCAGTTTGTATTATCGTTCATCCCAATAA